A genomic region of Dunckerocampus dactyliophorus isolate RoL2022-P2 chromosome 8, RoL_Ddac_1.1, whole genome shotgun sequence contains the following coding sequences:
- the LOC129186393 gene encoding myosin regulatory light chain 2, ventricular/cardiac muscle isoform: MAPKKAKKRTAEGANSNVFSMFEQAQIQEFKEAFTIMDQNRDGFIDKNDLRDTFAALGRLNVKQEEIDEMLKEAPGPINFTIFLTMFGEKLKGADPEETILNAFKVFDPEGKGVLRKDYVTQMLTTQADRFTLEEMEQMFAAFPPDVAGNLDYKNLVHIITHGEEKDQE, from the exons ATG GCCCCCAAAAAAGCCAAGAAGAGGACAGCAGAGGGAGCCAATTCCAACGTGTTCTCCATGTTTGAGCAGGCCCAGATTCAGGAATTCAAGGAG gCCTTCACCATCATGGACCAGAACAGAGACGGTTTCATCGACAAGAACGACCTGAGGGACACTTTTGCAGCACTTG GACGCCTGAATGTGAAACAGGAAGAGATTGATGAGATGCTCAAAGAAGCTCCAGGCCCAATCAACTTCACCATCTTTCTCACCATGTTTGGGGAGAAACTGAAAG GTGCTGATCCAGAAGAGACCATCCTCAATGCGTTTAAAGTGTTTGACCCTGAGGGGAAAGGTGTGCTGAGGAAGGACTa CGTGACACAAATGCTGACAACACAAGCAGACCGATTCACCCTAGAAGAG ATGGAGCAGATGTTTGCTGCCTTCCCCCCAGATGTGGCAGGGAACCTGGACTACAAGAACCTGGTGCACATCATCACCCACGGAGAGGAAAAAGACCAGGAATGA